In the genome of Burkholderia sp. PAMC 26561, the window TCGGATGCCGGGTTCGATGATGTTCATTCGGTGCCTGTGGCGAAGTCTGTAGGGATTAAACGCATTCTAACGTCGGAGTATTTATGCCACACCCTGACCAAATGGAGGGGTACTCCGAAAAAAACAAGCCAACTAAACAAGCTAGCTCCCAAGCTAGCCCAGTACGCGATGACGAAAGGCCGGCAGGCTCTGCCGGACAGACGCGATGCGCGCTTTATCGATATTTCCCGCCGCCACGCCCGGGCCTTCTTCCACCATGGCCACGATCTCGCCCCACGGGTCGATCAGCATGCTGTGGCCCCAGGTGCGGCGCCCGTTCTCGTGTTTGCCGCCCTGCGCTGCGGCGAGCACGTAGCACTGGTTTTCCACCGCACGCGCCTTGAGCAGCGTTTCCCAGTGCGCCTCGCCGGTTGTATACGTGAAGGCGGACGGCACGACCATCAACGCGCAGTCGCCCATCTTTCTATAGAGCTCGGGAAAACGCAGGTCATAGCACACCGACAAACCCACCCGTCCGAACGGCGCTTCGAATGTACGCACTTCGCTGCCCGGGCAGATGGTGCGGGCTTCATCGAAGGATTCCGAGCCTTTCTCCAAGTTGAACAGGTGGATCTTGTCGTAGCGGGCGACCTGCTTGCCGGTGGGATCGAAAACGAGCGTGGTATTGAGCACACGCGACGCCTCCGATGATTCCAGCGGCAACGTCCCACCGATGATCCAGACCCGATGCTCGCGCGCGGCATCGGACAAGAACTGCTGGATCGGGCCCTGGCCGAAGGTTTCGCGGATCGCGAGCTTGTCCGTGTCCTTGAAACCCATGAAGCAGAAGTACTCCGGCAGCAGCACAAGCTTCGCGCCGTCACGCGCGGCTTCGGCGATCAGCCGTCCCGCTTCCGCGATATTTCGGTCGCGATCCGGCACGCTAACCATTTGCAGCGCGGCGACGCGGAAATTTTCGGGGATGCTTTCGCTCATGTCAGCCTTTTAAAAAGGGCACGATAAATGATCGATTTTGCCGTCAACGCAAGCCATTAGCGCGACAAGCGCGCTCAATCCGCCTCTGCGGCAGCAGGAATTTCGATCTTACCCTGATCGCCTTTGACCCGCTGAATGACGGGTTTCGACCACGGGCCGGTAATGGAATAGTCGCGGGTAAAGGCTTTGCCAATCGACTTCGACAACACCAGATCCCCAGCCAGCGTGGCAAGGCCGAGCAGCGGATTGATCACGGCCGCGCCAATGGCCACCGCGCCCGCACTGATCGTCGGGATGACCTTGGCATGCATGTCCTGCGTCTGCTTCGGCAGATCGACGAGACCCGTCAGTTCGACGCGCGCCGGCGGGGTGACCATCTTGAAATCGTCCGTCCGTCCGATGCCATCCTGAACCGTCGCGGTGCCGGTGATCTTCTCGAACGGCAGGCCCTTGCCGACGACATCCTGGAAGTTCAGCGTAAGAAAGTGCGCGAGGCTCTGCAGGCTGAATACGCCGAGCCATTTGACCGCCGCCGCGTTTTTGACTTTCAGGATCTGGCCGTGCTCGAAATCGACGGTGACCTTGCCGTTGAGCGTAGGCATGTCGATCGCGGCGGGGCTGCCGTCCCAGCCGAGCTGGCCCGTGACCGAGCCCTTGCCGTTCTTCACCGTCTGCGGCAAACCCATGCGCTCGACGAGCGCGCCGGCATCGAGGATATCGAGCTTGAAATCGACGGCCGTGC includes:
- a CDS encoding carbon-nitrogen hydrolase family protein gives rise to the protein MSESIPENFRVAALQMVSVPDRDRNIAEAGRLIAEAARDGAKLVLLPEYFCFMGFKDTDKLAIRETFGQGPIQQFLSDAAREHRVWIIGGTLPLESSEASRVLNTTLVFDPTGKQVARYDKIHLFNLEKGSESFDEARTICPGSEVRTFEAPFGRVGLSVCYDLRFPELYRKMGDCALMVVPSAFTYTTGEAHWETLLKARAVENQCYVLAAAQGGKHENGRRTWGHSMLIDPWGEIVAMVEEGPGVAAGNIDKARIASVRQSLPAFRHRVLG